A stretch of Lysobacter sp. K5869 DNA encodes these proteins:
- a CDS encoding VOC family protein: protein MAVHELFSYLCVGDAQAAVAFYCKVFDATEKFRLVEPGGRIGHVELDLGGTTLMLCEEFPEVDIHRPVAGAGHSHTLHLHVDDADDVVGRAVAAGARLAMAPRDHFYGERSGTVIDPFGHRWNIGHSIEAMDPAEMQRRYERDPDCGGTEPAAG, encoded by the coding sequence ATGGCCGTGCACGAATTGTTTTCCTATCTCTGCGTCGGCGACGCCCAGGCCGCGGTCGCGTTCTATTGCAAGGTGTTCGACGCCACCGAGAAATTCCGCCTGGTCGAGCCGGGCGGGCGCATCGGCCATGTCGAGCTGGATCTGGGCGGCACCACGCTGATGCTGTGCGAGGAATTCCCCGAGGTCGACATCCATCGCCCGGTCGCCGGCGCCGGCCACAGCCACACCTTGCATCTGCACGTGGACGACGCCGACGACGTGGTCGGCCGCGCGGTCGCCGCCGGCGCGCGGCTGGCGATGGCGCCGCGCGATCATTTCTACGGCGAGCGTTCGGGCACGGTGATCGATCCGTTCGGCCATCGCTGGAACATCGGCCACAGCATCGAAGCGATGGACCCGGCGGAGATGCAGCGCCGCTACGAACGCGATCCCGATTGCGGCGGCACCGAACCCGCCGCCGGTTGA
- a CDS encoding OmpA family protein translates to MSAGAAAGSADGAVAVSDHAKLYFDLGSAQLPATAAGDLAGVLSALNAKADAKARISGFHDASGSAATNAELAKQRAQAVQHWLQEQGIAAERIALDKPAMTEGGGDAKEARRVEVSVE, encoded by the coding sequence ATGAGCGCGGGCGCCGCGGCCGGCAGCGCCGACGGCGCGGTGGCCGTATCCGACCACGCCAAGCTCTACTTCGATCTGGGCTCGGCGCAGTTGCCGGCGACCGCGGCCGGCGATCTCGCCGGCGTGCTGTCGGCGCTCAACGCCAAGGCCGACGCCAAGGCGCGCATCTCCGGCTTCCACGACGCCTCCGGCAGCGCGGCGACCAACGCCGAACTGGCCAAGCAGCGCGCGCAAGCGGTGCAGCACTGGCTGCAGGAACAGGGCATCGCGGCCGAGCGCATCGCCTTGGACAAGCCGGCGATGACCGAAGGCGGCGGCGACGCGAAGGAGGCGCGGCGGGTCGAGGTCAGCGTCGAGTAA
- a CDS encoding prolyl oligopeptidase family serine peptidase has translation MRLPLLPLLLCAALAGCSQAPTANANDGVDLVAARAAAPAETARGTQEGSAVPAPPQGVLERVRYRAEPGELAAYLTPRPAQPGKYPAIVWLTGGDSNTLGDVWSRQPRENDQSAAALRQAGVVVMYPSLRGGNDNPGLREGFYGEVRDVLAAADYLAKLDYVDPQRIYLGGHSTGGTLALLVAQSDARFRAVFAFGPTDDVAGYGGRFVPAGLSEEQLRLRSPGYWLDSIRSPVFVFEGDHDSNSDALETMRRANRNPLAHWYLVPRTDHFSVLAPTSELIARKILADTGARSAIAFEPAELDALVR, from the coding sequence ATGCGCCTGCCGTTGTTGCCTTTACTGCTGTGCGCCGCACTCGCCGGCTGCTCCCAAGCCCCGACCGCCAACGCCAACGACGGCGTCGACCTGGTCGCCGCGCGCGCCGCCGCGCCCGCCGAGACCGCGCGCGGCACCCAGGAAGGCAGCGCCGTGCCCGCACCGCCGCAAGGCGTGCTGGAACGGGTGCGTTACCGCGCCGAACCCGGCGAACTGGCCGCCTACCTGACCCCGCGCCCCGCGCAGCCGGGCAAGTACCCGGCGATCGTCTGGCTCACCGGCGGCGACAGCAACACCCTCGGCGATGTGTGGAGCCGGCAGCCGCGCGAAAACGATCAGAGCGCCGCGGCGCTGCGTCAGGCCGGCGTGGTGGTGATGTATCCCTCGCTGCGCGGCGGCAACGACAACCCGGGCCTGCGCGAAGGCTTCTACGGTGAAGTGCGCGACGTGCTGGCCGCGGCCGACTATCTGGCCAAGCTCGATTACGTCGACCCGCAGCGCATCTATCTCGGCGGCCACAGCACCGGCGGAACGCTGGCGCTGCTGGTGGCGCAGAGCGACGCGCGCTTCCGCGCGGTGTTCGCGTTCGGCCCGACCGACGACGTGGCGGGCTACGGCGGCCGCTTCGTGCCCGCGGGCCTCAGCGAAGAACAACTGCGCCTGCGTTCGCCGGGTTACTGGCTGGACTCGATCCGCAGCCCGGTGTTCGTCTTCGAAGGCGACCACGACAGCAACAGCGACGCCCTCGAAACCATGCGCCGGGCCAACCGCAACCCGCTCGCGCATTGGTACCTGGTGCCGCGCACGGACCACTTCAGCGTGCTGGCGCCGACCAGCGAGCTGATCGCGCGCAAGATCCTGGCCGATACCGGCGCGCGCAGCGCGATCGCGTTCGAGCCCGCGGAACTGGACGCGCTAGTGCGCTGA